Proteins from one Hemicordylus capensis ecotype Gifberg chromosome 7, rHemCap1.1.pri, whole genome shotgun sequence genomic window:
- the LOC128332445 gene encoding uncharacterized protein LOC128332445 has product MERLRHCPSEHQATVNAVLAALCRPLFHHEEVKIRRAAMRTHLDLLQHRHHHHKGTEENITTLIAVLMHVEDEDLEVAQAAKDNLSLLAESLLWHLEGKLLARDSYSLQELLHKIAKRLIRQLSTEIAVEMEATKILGFFRSEQPSVRRTAALLIGHLVHKKGSILTEGNIETFHAALESLLGDHDPEVGRVACKTEKIVKKAFSLHSRHGLRAAVRRLWAGCKKKRHPPEYGDLST; this is encoded by the exons atggagcggctgaggcactgtccatcagaacaccaggccacggtgaatgctgtcctggctgccctgtgccgccctctcttccaccac gaggaggttaagatccgaagggcagccatgaggacccacctggatctcctgcagcaccgccaccaccaccacaagggtacagaggagaacatcacgaccctcatcgcggtgctgatgcatgtggaggatgaagacctggaggtagcacag gctgcgaaggacaatctgagcctcctggcggaatccctcctatggcacctggagggcaagctgctggcgcgggattcttacagcctgcaggagctgctccacaagatcgccaagcgtctg attcggcagctcagCACAGAGatcgccgtggagatggaggccaccaagatcctgggcttcttccgcagcgagcagccttcagtgaggagaacggctgccctgctgatcg gtcacctggtccacaaaaagggcagcatcctcactgaagggaacatagagaccttccatgctg cgctggagagcttgcttggcgaccatgaccccgaggtcgggagagttgcctgcaagacagagaagatcgtgaagaaggccttttccctccactcccggcacgggctgcgggctgccgttcggcgcttgtgggcgggctgtaagaagaagagacacccgccagagtacggtgatctctccacctga